Below is a window of Eretmochelys imbricata isolate rEreImb1 chromosome 22, rEreImb1.hap1, whole genome shotgun sequence DNA.
caaaagggagacagactgaattagtgcAAACAGAAAGGCCtcctgatataattcaaggaccgttttaagatcatgcttggtaaacgAGACAACATCAGACCAAAAGATCAATGAACCATAATTGGTGTGCCAGAAATTAGGTCTAttgatggacaaaataatgacAGGACAGACTATTCTGCCCATCACTCCCCTTTGGAGTCCTTAAAGAAAGACTTCAGGGAGAAAAAATTAGCAACTGGTGTGAGCTTCAACATTATGGCTGCCACCCCCCACCGTCTTCTGGGACCCTGGCCCTACATCATTCTGATCCTGAGGAtgcccatcatcatcatcaaattgCCCAGACTGGGCCACAGATGGCCCAGATGACGCTGCTACCTCCACCAGCTCCAGCTAAatcctgaaccttgtttaaaactgtttaatgttggactgTAATTGGGGCATGTTAACAACTTTGACTTTTTAGGCTCCTTTATTCCATTTAAATTGATACAACAGACCTCGATTCCTTGAGCTAAATGAGCAATTCCATTCGCTGGTAGCAGCAGTTGGTTGTTATCCACTAGcagaccagccactagagggggacatgACATACACTTTGCCAGTGTGGTACAGATATAGAGCCTGGCTTTCCTTTGTACTGCCCACATAGAgtaatttacacctgtgcagagtaGGTGTGAAATGCtacaaatcagaacaaaacaattTACACCCCCCTTTCCACTGGTATATATGACTGCGATGGTGCAGGGCTATGGAGTATCAGGCACAAGTTTTAACACAGAGGATCCTGGACATTGAATCGTTTGGGGCTGACTCTCACATGAAGGCCACTTTACACCACGCTGACTGTGTAAAGGAACTTTAATGTAAATGAGCGTCAAGCCCTGTTATCTTGATTTTCCTGCCATTATCAGCATTTGTCTGAGCGCTCTGAAATCTCTTCCTAGCCTCCATCTACTAATACTTTCTCTCTCCAGAGCTTGCAATCTTGTGCCTAATTGCTTCTTATTCGTAGCTTCAGTGAGATTCCAAAACTACATTGAAATGATGCAAAACCCACTTCCAAGCTACACATTTACGCTCTGGCTTGCAGAAGAAAACACTTTCAATGTCTCTTTATTTTTTAGGGCAGTGCCAGCACCCCTCCGTCTCCATTTGTCCAAATGTCAGGTGAGTATTTTCACTAAATCATACATGACTTTAGTGTCGGCAATCCAGTGCCATTTCTATCTCATTCTtcctgtgaagggccttgaaaataCTACCACGAAGATCTATAGTGGTGCCACCCACCACTCAGAGAGGAGAATCACTGAAGGATTAACTCAGAAGTATCCTAATGACATTCAATCCCTTCCCTGAAGTTCCAAGGGAAAGGAGACAAGGTGAACCGACTCCAAGAGGGGAAGGACAGTCTTGAAGTTAAGGCACTGAGTTGGAACTCGGAGAATGAGGCTCAGTTTCTGTCTGTATCCAACTCCTTATATGACCTTAGACAAATCACTtaaattgctctgtgcctcagtttcccttctgtaaaatggggagaagacTACTTCCTTTGTCCATCTTTTCTAGTtacactgcaagctctttggggcagcagcTGTCTCTCACTCTCAGTGGCATTGGCCATtggtggaagacaggatactgggctagatggaccattggccttacccagaatggccgttcttacgtttgtatgatgcctagcacaatggggctctgatctcagctgggatctctaggtgctattgtaatatgaAGAACAATGCTGGCATGTACTCTGCACATGTTATTACACAAGCAGAGACGAAAGCATATCTGCCTAAGGGAGATACTTCCCTAGTGCTAATGGCCCAGGAGGAGCCAGCAGTGCTGCTGAGAGACGCCTCCTGAGAGTGGACATGGGGTTGCCGTAAGAATGTACAGCCTCACACAGCTCCACATTGTAGTAGAAATCGTGGTTTCCCATTGGGATAGATGAGGAAAGTGCAAAAGCTGGTATGGTTCATTTCAGGAGGGCAtagtagatggatggatggatgggagctggggggcagatgGTTAACCCCCCATCTCCCACACACAAGGTATGAGAGGGGAACAGAAAGGGAGGAAAAGTAGGGGAAGGGCAGAGGCCAAAACAGCTGGTCCCCAGCCCATGGGCAGAGCAGTTCAGTGCAGAGCATCCCAacaaaggccccaattcagcaaaacgtGATTTACTTTGCTGAACAGACATTGACCTAAACACATACGtttgtgctttgctgaatcagacaATGCTGGGTTTGCTGAGGTTTAACTGGTACCTGAATTGGGCGTACCTGAGTCTATGGGAGATGGGTTTCTGGATTTTCAATAAAGAGAGTTTGTCAAGTTCTGGTACAACACACCCCAAGACTGAGAGAAAGGGGAAGGCCAGGCTGTGATTTGGGTTGATAATTTTGtaatttcatagagtttaaggccagcagggacaattagataatctagtctgacctcctgtatattgcAGGCCGTTAAATTTCACTCAGTTACCACCATATTGAATCCCATAATTCGGGAtaaactaaagcatttcagtcctagGAGACTAAACTGGTGTGTGCCacaagcagagaacaggagaaactgaggtatGATCAATGCCTGAGCCCCCTGCAATGGAAGGGAAATGATTAGGTGAGATCTTCCGAGAAGATCCTAGCttgtgatccatgccccatgctacagaggaaggcaaaaaaaaaaaaaaaacaaccaagggCCCTGCAATGACCATGGGAGTAAAAACCTGCCGTATGGGGACACTTGTTTAACAACAGGATTCTCTCCGGCCCTGGGAAGTGGGCAGATGTTTGTTACAGATGGAGGGGAGAGTTCTGTGGGTTTCAGCTCTGTTGATTTTCCCAATGAATTTTGACTCAGTGGATGGTGACTTTGACATGACCTTTCATTGGTATGACTTCCATCTTTCTCGCCAGCAGGCTCCATGGCCATGTCTGGTTACTATGGAGTTCGGAGACCATTCATGTCTGATTTGGATTTCCACAACACTAAGCCGCTTTCAAATGATGTTTATGCTTCATCCCTGGGGGCAAAGTCCTTTCCATGTGACTCCTCTGCCGTTCAAGGGTACCCGCCGCTACTGGACCCCTACTTCACCGAGGACTATCGTGCTGCTGCTGTAACACCCAGCACTAGCTCCCTTTTCAGCACCTCCTCGCTGCCCCCGCTCCTGCCGCCCTTCCCCAGTGATTCAGCACATTTCTTAATAGTGAGTCTGTGTACTGATTTGAATGTGGTATCCAGGGTTAAATGGTGGCTTGGATTGTGCAGAGGGTGTACCACATCTGGACGCCTGGTACTAGAGCAGATGGAGCCTTGGGCTGATCCATTATGACCGTTCCTAGGCTGCTGTGTTCCTGTCTCCTGCTGCCTAGCGATGCCTCCCTGGCTGTCCCATTGGGACCTGTCAGTTCTGCTTGTGGGAGGAGAGTTGATTGGAAATGTCACAAGGTTCTCCTGCCCCTGCCACCCCAAGGAGCAAGAACCAAGCTCAGTCCCACACCCACAGCGCCGGCATGGCATGTATCTGTGTGCTCCACCCTCCCTTTTCAGACCCCCACTGGAATGataactaaggccctgatccagctgAGCACTTATGGATATGCTTAATTCCAatggacttcactgggactactcgtGGGCTTACagttaaagtgctttgctggatcagggcctaagacaATCATGTCTGATCTGGAACTGGGTGCAGTGTAGTTTACTCGTGCCATAAATTCTGGCTCTGTTTTCCTTAATCACTTTTTACACACTCTGCTAATGTTGCAGGGCAACACAGAGCTCACTGTGTGGGGCCTAGGTTAGAAAGCAGGAATAGCTTAGCTTGGTAAACTCGGAAGCTAGAAGACCCAGTAGATTACATATTTGTCTTTTTGCTCTGGAACATGGCATTATTCTCAAAGATCTCCCTCACCCTCTTTCCAACAGAGAGACTCCTGGGAGCAGGCCATGCCTGACAGCCTCAACCAATCAGATGCCGTGTGCTCAGATTCCCTACAAACCTTGCCCACAACTACCAACTGCCTCACCTCTCACGAGACTGGAAGCACTTCCCAGTATAGAAGCTCGAGCTGGAGTTCTGCCATCCCAGGAGCCCAGTCGTACCCTTTGCATGCTTTTGAAGATGTCCACTACGTACCCAGTTACCCTGCCACCTCATCCTATTCCTTTTCACCATTTACAGCTGTAACGAATGACCTACCTCCCAAGACTCTCCCCCTCTCATCAGAGGAACCCTTAGATACAACCTCCCTTCATGACAACTCCTCTTGGGCAAAAGAAGATGGGAGTCCAGTCTGGGGGACATATGAATGCCGAAGAACTTATTGAGGAAAGCTCACAGTTGGTGACAAATTAGAATTAACCTTCACTCAGACAGCTGAATTGATTGTAGGATATTTCCCTATAATTAATCATTGAAAATTGAGGACAGTGATAACATACTTGGAGGCAAAAATGCTATGAAGGAAATACTCGTTTCTAAAATCAGTACATTACTTAATGCTCTGTTTAACAATGTAATTGTTAGGGTTACTGTGTAGCTTGTAGACAACGGTCTCAATCCAACGCCCAGAGAAAGTCAACGTAAAAagtccaatgacttcagtggtctttggatcagtcCCAGTTCGGAAAGCAACCTTAAGAAACAGGACCTCATCTTTTTAGCTGATAAACCATGTCTATTTAAACAACAGAAGGTTTGTAGAAAGTGATTCTACAAAAAGATAATTATGGAGGGGTAGGATGGAAGCCTTTTCAAATAATTTAAGTTCTGTATAGTGATATCTTACTATATACCACATACATGTAAATTTCAAATGCCAATGTTATGTAAATATGGCATTGTCCTAGGGTGATAGTTATGGAAGGGATAGTAAATACATGGTGAACTTGGACAGACAGCATACCAGGCTATGACAAATAAACTTCTGTAACCTGAAATCCGCCACAATGGATTGCTTCAAGGAAAATTAAGATTGCTGTATACGAGTGCTTATCTGTTACAGTGGTTTTCATACCCAAATAATTACTATttgttattattcatttattgtgtgtAATGCTCCAAACAGCTCCAAGCCCCCCTTGTGCTATGCAAATACAtagtgacagtccctgcccaaagagcttgtAATGTAAAACCCAGATCCTGCTAagacttaactttaaacatgtaaaTGGTCCCATTGATGTGTAAatggtcccactgacttcaaagacaCTGCTCCGGGGTGCAGAGGTCTGCCTGTATGGATTCATTTGCAGGTTGAAGGCCAATGTTTCTCCCAAAGCCATTCTAAATCAGAGCTGTATGAGTATTTCTTGAAGCACAGAGGAagaggtgtgtgtatataaattatACAATCATATTTTGAAGGCCCATAATTTTACACCCCtaactttgttttttcccctaatgGCAAGGTCCATTAAACTCAAAATatccctttattattatttgcattgtggtaccACCTAGCAGTCCCAGCCAATATCAGGGCCCCGCtacgctaggtgctgtatgaacacagTGAGAGATAATCCCTGTTCCAGAGATCTGAAAATCTAGACAAGGGATACAAAAAGGTGGGAAGAAAAACTAAGTACAGTGGGGAAAGcctgttgatttcactgggagttaggcatctaaatatggTTGAGCATGTGGGCCAAAATGACATCTCTAAGATCCCACCGCAGGAtactggcagaaccaggaatagagcccaggtctccgtATCACAGGCCAATGTCCTGTCCACTGGATCATACTCCTCTTTTGCCAAGACGACACttaattactatttttttttctcatgtgaTGAAATTCAGCAGCCTAAATCTCACAAGCAGCCCTACAACAGCCAGCCAGGAAGGAGTGGGAGCAATATGCAATGGATAAAAAACAATTGTAAGGAAACAAATGGTAGTTTCATGCTTCCAAAGAGATTATAGAAACAGAAgtgagaaaatacatttttaaactgattaCAAAGTATCTCagctgtgtccctttaaaaagcATATCAGAACTTTAACCAATGTGTGTTCATGTCTTCACACCCCCCAAAGCCAGCTGTTCGCTCCCTTGCAAAGAGCCCTGTGAGTTGAAAAAAGATGTGTGtcgccaggagctctgtgtggccACTAGAGGTAGCTGTACACACACACGGAACCAGGCCTGTCCCTTTTGTCTGCACAAAGCACAAACCAGAACCTACATCAATTATTAGGTTTCTAGTTAACTTCTTATGTTAGTAGCAATTTTGTTTCCAGAGCAGCTGATGCCTTCTCCTTTGATGGGGAATGGTCCCTTAGCGTGGCAACAGGAAAGAAGCAATTTTTTAGTTTAGAAGACATCGGACATGATTATCATGGGTAAATCCTCAGGTCTGTCTGAATTATGCTCAGCACAAGGCCTGAGGAGTGTGGGGGAGACAAGGTGGTTTAAAGCTATATTTGCACCCTCTCCCCTCACCGATTAGAtcctgggggcaggcaggggcatcAAGGCTGCTCTAATCTCCACCAGCTAGTAACAGCAATCCAGGGGTTGTTACGCAGTCAGTGGGATCCCAGGAGACAAAGGTACTCCCGCCACACCTTCTCCTGTCCCAACTATGCACTTAACCCGGAGGGGATGGGACCATGAAGAGGTTGTGTAGAGGCGACGATACCAGCCAGGGATTCCTCTGCAATGGGGGACTATCCACGTGGCAGCAATGCCAAAGGGTCCAAGATGGACCTGAGGATTTGCCCCACACAAATTGGTGGTCATTTCAGCATTTTCTTAGAAATCAGTTATGAGCACagcagggagctcctcccattCTGGCTGCTCACACATTTCAATCAGGCAGTGAGAAATCGGGGCCTTTAAAGGTGTGTAAAGCATTCTCAAGGATTTCTCCAAACCTCCTAAGGGAAGGAGGGCTCTTCCCTGATTGATCCAGGAACACAGACCTCTCTGCCTTTTACAATATGCTGCACAACCACGAATGGCTAGTTTAAACAACCAAAGCCTCTGGTACTGTGTTTGCAGTGCTGAgtctgaccaaaggtccatctagccttctgacagtgaccaatgccaggtgccccaaagggaatgaacagaacagataatgatcaagtgatccatcctttgtcgcccattcccagcttctggcaaacagaggctagggacaccatccctgcccagcctggctaatagccattgggaACAAAAATAAACCCTAAGGGAGCCCAGCCCCAAGAATGCAGATATTACTCCAGTTACTGCTGAGCGCTACCCTCCTTCAGAATCTTGCCCCAGTAACACATGCAGAGCATGTTAGAAAGTGTCCCCAATAATTAGGTATTTTGAAATACCCGGTAGCTCTTGTCagttggaagtttttaaggtcaggcttgacaaagccctggctgggatgatttaactgggaattggtcctgcttcgagcagggggttggactagatgaccttcaggggtcccttccaaccctgatattctatgattctatgattctatgattctatagttcTCTACTCAAGCTACACATGACCATCCAGATGACCATCCAGAATGCAAACTGGTGATTAATCACCTTCATACCCAGCAATGCCCCTAATGCATGAGAGTTTATTAGGTACCCCTTTGCCCGCCTATGATAAGAAAGGGTCAATTGGAGCATCTTTCTTGGTACCACACATTATTTTTAAGATTGGCTAGTtgtcatggcaaaaaaaaaaaaaaaaaaggaaaagtcacaAATTTAGAAGGGGGGAAAGGAATCTATGTAAAGGAATCTACACTTTCCTTTGCAAGGATTATTTAAATCCATCTAATAATAAAActccaagttttaaaaaaatctcaggttAGGGCCAAGTCTTTCTTCTGTGAAAGCCCCCCCACCCAAAGCTGAGATGATGTTCATAGCCCTTCTCCAGACAGGTTCCATTTCTGACCTTTCTTTGAGTGTAGGCTTGGTTTTGTGCCCTCTGTCGCACCAGTGACTCTAGTATCCCTCTTGTGGGAGTATCAGTTACACAAGCATCTGAGGGCAGGTTTGGGTCCTGTGTGCGGCTGCAGTACTGAAGGCCACCCCTAGCACCAGGGCATATCCTGCCACTGCCTCACCAGTCCTTAGAAAGCCCTGCTCCCTTGGCAAAACCCACTTTTGTGACCCCTGCCCCACTTTGCAGTGCATCACCTGCCCAGGTGGCATCCAGCTGTCTGGGTGCTGGGCTGCCTAAGGGCCAGAGCCACCCCCCTGCAGAAGGGGCGCGGACAGTAACTGTCTTCCTGCCCCAGAGGGGGGACGTGGAACGGCCGGTTCTGGGTTCGGCCTGAAGGCGGCGCTCTTTGGCCCAGGGCCAGAAGCTCGCCGGTGGCTCGCCAAG
It encodes the following:
- the POU2AF2 gene encoding POU domain class 2-associating factor 2 yields the protein MSGSMAMSGYYGVRRPFMSDLDFHNTKPLSNDVYASSLGAKSFPCDSSAVQGYPPLLDPYFTEDYRAAAVTPSTSSLFSTSSLPPLLPPFPSDSAHFLIRDSWEQAMPDSLNQSDAVCSDSLQTLPTTTNCLTSHETGSTSQYRSSSWSSAIPGAQSYPLHAFEDVHYVPSYPATSSYSFSPFTAVTNDLPPKTLPLSSEEPLDTTSLHDNSSWAKEDGSPVWGTYECRRTY